In Streptomyces sp. NBC_00569, a single genomic region encodes these proteins:
- a CDS encoding bifunctional DNA primase/polymerase: protein MNEHRITALRLAADGLPVLPLRKGKVPFWNCPGCAQNACGGRPNMKTAGPCRCLRPCHAWAAATTNPDVLTSQAWTFAWRQASAVAYHPGGAGLTVVDLDHADAVAWARESLPPTRTVPTTRGEHWIYRGPMRSANAVRPGVDIKSHMQYARWLGFGTGAMTPLPDAVRALVEEEETTPARGEVVSSSTGRATWDASVATGCRHTEKYVRTGLARGLALVLARTESGAASQAFGVAQFLAKQHTQCPGPCGLDELGQEVIAAAVSVGVPEPYAARAVDNGLNPDAGRAA from the coding sequence ATGAACGAGCACCGGATCACCGCTCTCCGTCTCGCAGCCGATGGTCTGCCCGTCCTACCGCTACGCAAGGGGAAGGTGCCGTTCTGGAACTGCCCCGGCTGCGCCCAGAACGCCTGTGGTGGCAGGCCGAACATGAAGACGGCCGGACCGTGCCGTTGCCTGCGCCCCTGCCACGCGTGGGCCGCGGCCACCACGAACCCTGATGTCCTCACCTCACAGGCATGGACGTTCGCGTGGAGGCAAGCCTCGGCTGTCGCTTACCACCCCGGCGGGGCCGGGCTAACGGTCGTCGATCTGGACCACGCGGACGCGGTCGCGTGGGCCCGGGAGAGCCTCCCGCCGACCCGGACCGTGCCCACCACCCGGGGTGAGCACTGGATCTACCGGGGGCCGATGCGGTCGGCCAACGCCGTACGCCCCGGTGTCGACATCAAGTCGCACATGCAGTACGCCCGCTGGCTCGGGTTCGGCACCGGCGCCATGACGCCCCTGCCGGACGCCGTCCGCGCCCTGGTCGAGGAGGAAGAGACCACCCCCGCCCGCGGGGAGGTGGTCTCTTCATCTACCGGCCGCGCCACGTGGGACGCGAGCGTGGCCACCGGCTGCCGCCACACCGAGAAGTACGTCCGCACCGGCCTCGCCCGCGGTTTGGCCCTGGTCCTGGCTCGTACCGAATCGGGTGCCGCGTCGCAGGCGTTCGGGGTGGCCCAGTTCCTCGCCAAGCAGCACACACAGTGCCCCGGCCCCTGCGGCCTGGACGAGCTCGGGCAAGAGGTCATCGCAGCGGCTGTCTCCGTTGGGGTCCCCGAGCCGTACGCGGCCCGCGCGGTCGACAACGGCCTCAACCCCGATGCGGGGAGGGCAGCATGA